One window from the genome of Trichoplusia ni isolate ovarian cell line Hi5 chromosome 13, tn1, whole genome shotgun sequence encodes:
- the LOC113500086 gene encoding uncharacterized protein LOC113500086, with product MTPSGILLSVTILLSIVYESTCIHCFYCNSANNSACIDPSQLDDELRGRIIPIINCDIAVPRVAEYDFFCRKIVQTIYHPRKDSEIRVTRGCGWVRHEKPCYRADNSDHLETVCQCFTDHCNSADNVSASTATALFVAFAICLYYYR from the exons aTGACGCCTAGTGGAATTCTGTTATCAGTGACAATATTGCTGTCCATAGTTTATGaat CGACCTGCATCCACTGTTTCTACTGCAACAGCGCGAACAACTCGGCATGCATCGATCCGTCACAGCTTGACGATGAGCTGCGCGGGCGCATCATACCGATCATAAACTGTGACATCGCCGTGCCCAGAGTCGCTGAGTACGATTTCTTTTGCAGAAAGATTGTGCAGACCA TCTACCACCCTCGCAAGGACTCGGAGATCCGTGTGACCCGAGGATGCGGCTGGGTGCGTCACGAGAAGCCGTGCTACCGCGCTGACAACAGCGACCACCTGGAGACCGTCTGTCAGTGCTTCACCGACCACTGTAACAGCGCTGACAACGTCAGCGCGTCCACTGCGACGGCGTTGTTTGTCGCTTTTGCAATCTGTCTTTATTACTATCGTtaa